From the Pelecanus crispus isolate bPelCri1 chromosome W, bPelCri1.pri, whole genome shotgun sequence genome, one window contains:
- the LOC142596573 gene encoding LOW QUALITY PROTEIN: FYN-binding protein 1-like (The sequence of the model RefSeq protein was modified relative to this genomic sequence to represent the inferred CDS: inserted 1 base in 1 codon) has translation MAKFNTDNSPTEDVSGNSRPFKVPGQPIHTGLKMRKAALEKFASQGNATSPSGPSTFHKPVHPKPPLGVKPSIDEKTEKYPKPLCLKTVAQRFGVQLQATNRQNDGKAGCINPXPQTSDLVKEEPKPLYPKLAENKFLNSVPHEKEKKPLGAKPNSNFAPQESEAKSAFAKVTGVKENFIGLFSQGLPKPPFSKPLLAQKPSLNHEVSHNEDTSNKNVFLDKRLSGPRPNIHSFKAAKEMAENSNCAAEAAGSHFSNMALKPTGHWSSQGTPKNMEEKTQEKGESAAKNIFINKISQEESGSSSPKFYKTNTALASDRPSGGSQEKEGGDRSSGTPKWKALPPLFKPGQPPQKPSRPPSMDLERFQKSSPRDSPKNEGLKHIAPSSASLFPPVLPSHSATWLPPPPPASHPSLQAPATHRYPRKQLCKPERHFCSAQGSGAPREAQGSSVTKLRKYPPVGRQQPEMELSGHAASYHLLESTDIQDSHFDVSPTFGDDPKGKSS, from the exons ATGGCAAAATTTAACACAGATAACAGCCCCACAGAGGATGTTTCTGGTAACAGTCGGCCCTTCAAAGTCCCAGGACAACCTATCCATACGGGATTAAAGATGAGGAAAGCAGCACTTGAGAAATTTGCAAGTCAAGGAAATGCAACTTCTCCTTCAGGACCCAGTACCTTTCATAAACCTGTTCATCCTAAGCCTCCTCTGGGGGTCAAGCCTTCAATTGATGAGAAGACAGAGAAATATCCAAAGCCCCTGTGTTTGAAAACAGTGGCACAAAGGTTTGGGGTTCAGCTTCAGGCAACTAACAGAcaaaatgatggaaaagctgGATGCattaacc ccccccaaaccagtGACTTGGTAAAAGAAGAGCCAAAGCCTCTGTATCCAAAACTTGCAGAGAACAAGTTCCTTAACTCTGTTCctcatgagaaagaaaaaaagcctctggGAGCAAAACCAAATTCAAATTTTGCACCACAGGAGAGTGAGGCAAAATCAGCATTTGCAAAAGTAACTGGAGTTAAGGAAAACTTcattggtctcttctcccaag gtCTGCCCAAGCCTCCTTTCTCTAAACCACTTCTTGCACAGAAACCTTCTCTAAACCATGAGGTCTCCCACAATGAAGACacttctaataaaaatgtttttctggatAAAAGACTATCAGGCCCTAGACCAAATATACACTCAtttaaagcagcaaaggaaatggCTGAAAATAGTAactgtgctgcagaagctgcaggCAGTCATTTTTCTAACATGGCTCTGAAGCCTACTGGTCACTGGTCATCTCAAGGCACCCCCAAAAACATGGAGGAAAAGACtcaagaaaagggagagagtgCTGCCAAgaacatctttatcaacaaaATCAGCCAGGAAGAATCAGGTTCTTCTTCTCCTAAGTTCTATAAGACAAACACAGCGCTTGCTTCAGATAGGCCATCAGGTGGATCACAAGAGAAAGAGGGTGGGGACAGGAGCTCAGGAACCCCCAAGTGGAAGGCCTTGCCCCCACTATTCAAGCCGGGCCAGCCCCCGCAGAAGCCCAGCAGACCCCCCAGCATGGACCTAGAAAGGTTCCAGAAGAGCAGCCCAAGAGACA gCCCTAAAAATGAAGGTTTAAAACATATAGCACCTTCCTCAGCATCACTCTTCCCACCTGTACTTCCATCACACTCTGCTACATGGTTGCCACCTCCTCCACCAGCCTCTCACCCATCCCTGCAGGCCCCAGCAACTCACAGATACCCCAGGAAACAGCTTTGCAAGCCAGAG AGACACTTCTGCAGTGCACAAGGCTCAGGAGCACCCAGAGAAGCACAGGGAAGCTCAGTCACAAAGCTGAGGAAATACCCTCCAGTGGGAAGGCAACAGCCAGAAATGGAGCTGTCTGGACATGCTGCTTCATACCACTTACTGGAGAGCACTGACATTCAAGATTCCCACTTTGATGTCAGTCCCACGTTTGGAGATGatcccaaaggaaaaagcagctga